The Malus sylvestris chromosome 14, drMalSylv7.2, whole genome shotgun sequence genome segment TTATAAccgttaagttttatttatatcTAATGATTGATGAGACCGAAATAAAATTATAACAGTaaagttttatttatatttaatttatcttttcaggaaaatagaaataaaattaattgccATGTTTACTTACATCTCAACCATTAAAAGTGGACTAATCTAATAGTTCAAAACTCGTGTCAAAAATGTGGTGTCACCGTGCCACGAAACCGCtcccatatatatacatatacacacacacacacacacacactaacaATGGTGCACGCGTGTTGCTGCGGAATTGAAAATTATATGTACAACATATTTACAATCCTATTTACACATAATATCTTAATCAGCATTTAATTGAAATGAATAATTAGTGACTTACTCAATAAGGTCCGAGTACTTTTCACTTAGCCAAGAGTAATGGCCTGCATGAGGAAAGCTGAAGATGGTGACATCAAATTTCTTCCATTGGAGACAGGATGGATGTCCATCTCATATACATCAACTTCATGCAACACCAAGAACCCCATCCTTGTTTGCTCTTCCAAATATGACCAACTGCTTCAATGTTTTGCCTACAAAGAACCTAGAACATCAAATCGATTAATCTTGGAccaaattaaacaaatttaaagaaccccaaaatttaatttgtagccCAAAAAATCAGAGGAACAGTAATCGTGACATTTGATGAGTACATATATGAAAAATTTACCTGAAGATTGAAACTTTCATCAAATAAATCACTAAAAAGCAGAAAATTAGAGAAACCCAAAATTATAAATTGCATAAAATTAGATCATCCATTTCAGTCATGCGTAAATACACCATCAAACATAACAAATTTGCCTATATGACGGTGATACACAAAGTAATTGTTCAGATTCAAACCACACACAAAGCACTTGTAGCTCCCAAGTAGACATATATCACATTCTGATGTTTGCTTCTTGACTTTGTCCCTGGACTCCTGATTAATGTGATCTCCTTCAGTGGTgcatgagtttttttttctccaaagtTGCTTCCTTAAACATCCctctttcctaaaaaaaaacccaaaacataTCATATTAAGCATCAACGCTATTAATACTTATTAAAGAAATTGGTCACAACAGGTTTCACATACATTAATTCTAAACCTAAAACGCTTCGGATTTGTAGGCTTTGGTTTCCTATACTTCTCCCCATGAGCATTGCTGGCAACAGATGTGG includes the following:
- the LOC126600667 gene encoding uncharacterized protein LOC126600667 isoform X2 produces the protein MEVSFSMSLLANGNARSLRNCNLQGPIPDFTAFQETSLSLANFVYPFFIHDGQDGTPIWAMLGCLGLGGDVDLWKWSIKQIRFRKKTPHLLPAMLMGRSIGNQSLQIRSVLGLELMKEGCLRKQLWRKKNSCTTEGDHINQESRDKVKKQTSECDICLLGSYKCFVCGLNLNNYFVYHRHIGKFVMFDGVFTHD